The Geminocystis sp. M7585_C2015_104 genome contains the following window.
ATTAAGACAGCCATTAGAAAAATCCTTAACGCCATGGCATTGGCACAAAAGCACAATATCCATATTACTGCCCTAGGTGGCTTTTCTTCCATTATCTTTGAGGAATTCAACCTAAAGGAGAATAAACGAGTAAGAAACGTAGAATTAGACTTCCAAAAATTTACAACCGGTAATACCCACACTGCTTATATTATCTGCCGCCAAATAGAATTGGCCTCTGCCAAACTAGGAATAGACTTAGATAAGGCCACCGTGGCTATTTGTGGTGCTACGGGTGATATTGGCAGTGCAGTATGTCGTTGGTTGAATCAGAAAACGCAGGTGGGGGATTTATTACTGATTGCCAGGAATCGCGAGCGTCTGGAAAACCTACAATCAGACTTAGGTAGGGGAAAAATTATCTCATTGGAGGAGGCTTTACCCCTAGCGGATATAGTCGTCTGGGTAGCAAGTATGCCTAAGGGGTTACAACTGTCGGCAGAAATTTTTAAAAAACCCTGTTTGTTGATTGATGGGGGTTATCCCAAGAATCTCGCTTCCAAAATAGAGCATCCGGACATTAAAGTGTTAAATGGGGGTATAGTGGAACATTCCCTTGATATTAATTGGACTATCATGGAGATTGTGGAGATGGAAATCCCTAGTCGCCAAATGTTTGCCTGTTTTGCGGAAGCCATGTTATTAGACTTTGAAAAATGGCATACCAACTTTTCTTGGGGGCGAAATCAAATTACAGTAGAAAAGATGGAGAAAATCGGCGAGGCTTCCATCAAACATGGTTTTCAACCTCTCTTGACTTTTGCCACCTAAACTGATTTGGTTTAATTGGGGGATATTCTCTATCTTCCGAGAATCTTTCCCCTCAAAAATTTTCCCAACACGGCAATGGACAGATTTGCTAGTTTTTCCTTGCGATTGTTTGCTTTTCTTGTTTCCCTTTTGGGTTTATTTATTGTTTTATTGCCCTTTGTTTTTGTGGTGTATACCTCCCTGTTTGGGACTGAAATAAATCCCCATTTTACCTGGCGTTATTACTACCAGGCCTGGAAAATTGGCAATTTTCCTCTCGCCTTTAGCAATTCTGCTCTAGTGGCATTTGCCTGTGTTTTTACCCAAGTGTTAACATCTTCTTTGGCCGGTTATGCTTTAGCCAGGATTAGTTTTAAAGGGAAAAACTTTCTACTTATTTTGATAATATCAACTCTAATTATACCTTTTCAGGTATTAGTAATTCCCATATTCCTCCTTCTAAAAATCGGCAACATGCTCAACACATACTGGGCACTAATTTTACCGTCAGCAGCCAGTGGCTTTGGCATATTTTTTATGCGTCAATACTTCCTATCACTGCCAATAGAATTAGAAGAAGCGGCCATATTAGATGGCGCCAATGCTTGGCAAATAATTTGGGAAATTCTCCTACCCTTGGCTAAACCGGCAGTGATTACCCTCTCCCTTTTTACCTTTATTGGGGAGTGGAATGACTTATTTAAACCCCTGGTATTCACTAATAACCCAAAACTAATGACAGTGCAACTAGCCTTGGCCAGTTTTCAAGAACAGTTTACCAGTAATTGGTCCCTGCTGATGGCGGCGGTAGTAATAGCCACCCTACCGGTAATTATTCTTTTCATTGTCGGGCAAAAAGAATTCATTCAAGGCATCAGCAATACGGGGATAAAAAACTAGATTTTATTTCTCACAGCCCCACCAATGAGTTACAATGACTAATAATTGTTGTTTTCAGTGAGAGGAACATTCTACTATCTATGTTACCCCAGGTAAAAGTTTTACGTCCAGAAGGAATGCTTGATGCCAGCAAATCCACACAATTTCGTCAACAAATCAAAGATATAATCAATGAGGGCGCCCGCTATATCCTGATAGACTTGAAAAAGGTTAATTTTATAGACAGTTCTGGCCTTGGGGCTCTAGTTTTAGCCCTAAAAATGGTAAAGGAAAAAGGGGGAAAATTGTTTTTAATGTCCTTAAATGAGCAGGTAAAAATGTTATTTGAACTGACAAATACAGGACACCTATTTGAAGTAATAAACGATGAAGCGGAGTTGGCGGAAAAAATAAAAGCCTAGTGCCAATATCTAACAGGCATCCTAAGGGGCATTCCGACAGGGAGTCTTCCCAGTCTGATGTTTATACCCTTAAAATAGGGTAGGATTGTATCGAAGTTTAAAGGAATATTAAGAAATATGATGTTGGGGGTAGACAAGAAGGGAGAAGAGTTTTACAGTCTAGAAGACTGGAGAAAGGGATACCAGTCACAAACAAAAGAGGAAGAGTATTGGATAGAAGAAGTAGAAGGGGAGATACCTCGGGAGCTGTGTGGTACATTATATCGCAATGGACCTGGCCTGTTAGAGGTATTTGGCACCCCCCTGAAACATCCTTTTGATGGGGATGGCATGGTTTGTGCCTTTAGCTTCAAGGATGGCAGGTGTTTTTTCCGCAATAGATTTGTCAAAACCGAGGGCTTTTTAGAGGAACAAAAGGCGGGTAGAATGCTTTACCGTGGGGTGTTTGGCAGTCAGAAACCCGGGGGGTGGCTGGCTAATATTTTTGATATTCGCCTTAAAAACATAGCCAATACAAACGTAATTTACTGGGGAGGTAAACTGTTAGCCCTATGGGAGGCAGACCATCCCTACAGTCTCCATCCGGAAACTTTGGACACCATCGGCCCTACTGACTTAGATGGCATTTTAGCACCAGGGGAGGTATTTTCGGCACATCCTCGTATAGACTCTCATTCTCCCTTTAATGGGGGTAAGCCGTCACTGGTGAATTTTGGCGTCAAGACGGGATTATCTAGTACTATAACCGTCTATGAGTTAGATGAAAAAGGAGGGTTAATCCAAAAGTATAGTCATATTATCCCTGGTTTCTCCTTCATTCACGATTTTGTCATCACCCCCGACTATTGCATCTTCTTCCAAAACCCCACCAGTTATAATCCCCTTCCCTTCTTGTTAGGATTAAAGGGTGCGGGGGAATGTGTTAAATTCCTCAAGGGTAAACCCACTAATATTATCCTTATTCCCCGACGTCCACCCCACAAAGATGTTATCAAAATAGAGACAGAGGCGGGGTTTATTTTCCATCATGCCAATGCCTTCCAGATGAGCGAAAAGGAGATTATAGTAGACTCCATCTGTTATGAACAGTTAGCACAAATTGACCCCAATAGCAGCTTTAGGGATGTAGACTTTGATAAACTGGCACCAGGACAGTTATGGCGGTTTAGACTAGATTTAGTAGCCAGGAAAGCCACCAGGGAGTTAATAAACGCCCGCTGTGTGGAATTTCCATCCCTTCATCCGGGTAGGGTAGGACACAAATACCGTTACCTGTTCATCGGTGCTAGTCATCATCCTACCAGAAATGCACCCCTACAGGCCCTTCTAAAACTGGACTTAGAAACGGGCAGTCAACAACTCTATTCCTTTGCTCCAAAAGGCTTTGCTGGCGAGCCCATCTTCGTTCCTAGGGCTCATAATATCACCGATGGGGAGGATGACGGTTGGGTTCTCCAGTTAGTTTACAATTCTTTACATCATCGCTCCCAGTTAGTGATTTTTGATGGCAAAAACATCTCCTCCCCGGTGGCCATTTTGCACCTTAAAAGACACATACCCTATGGACTTCATGGCCATTGGAAACAGGATTAGGGGCATTGTCACTTAGTTAACTCCCCCACTTGTCAGTTTCCAGTCCACGGTAGTGCGTCATTCTGCCATCAGATTTGCTTCCCCATTACATTTAAGGCGTCTGACATTTCACGGACATACAATTTTTTATGGCCCATCAATTCTAGTCTTCTAGTCCTACTGTAGAGTCTTTTTGGCTGTTTTAAATTGTCTCAATGTATCCTCTTGTTAGTGCCGGTGGGGATTGGGAATAAGCAAAGAGTCTGGGATAGGAAAATTTTCTCGTTACATTTCTTAATTTTTTCCTCCCCGCCGCCGCCTTTGTGTTAGGATGGGGGAGAGGGTAGGAAGGCAGGATAGGTGACTGCCAGGGGTGGGTCTGCCTTTTATTTAAATGATACTTAATATCAATTAATAAAATAAACTGAACAAGGGGAAGAGGGGTTTTTGAAGGTTGTAAAAAAGATAAAATAGCAATAATGAGGGGCAGAGGTATAGTAGCAAAGGTATAAAAAGTAAACCAACTAGGCGGCCATCCAACCCCAAGGGAGGCGGGATGGTAAAGGCTACCCTTGAATAACCTCACCTATGGCGGCAGGCAGGAGGATAGTCCGTGCCCAGGCAAGAGAGAATGTCGAGCGCCGCCATTTCTGGCCTTTTACCATCTATTATCGCTCTGTAGCTTACTCTTCTCGTTTTATCTGTTCTTATGGCTGCTAGGCCTTCACTTCCGCCCTTTCTTTCTCTAATTGTGCCAGTTTGGCATTATTTTCTCTCAATGCCACGGGCAGAAGAGGATTAGGCAAAATCACAGTGTATAATATTTCCCTACCTCCGTCATGGAAGCCCTACACAAAACCCTGAAGCCGAGATATTACCCCCTCAGGGCGTAAATTTGAGCCATTATAGTTAAAGCTAGGGCATATTTGTATTACGTCTAGCTATCTGTAACCCAGCGCCTTCAAGAGGGAGGAAAAAATCTCACGACACAGGGTTGGTATACCAGATAACAGCGACCATCCCGGGATAGGCATAAAGAGCCAGAATTCCCCCCTCTCCCTTCCGGCTTAAATCAGAAAAATTATCGCTTTTATTGAAATTATCTAGCATTAAAGTTAAAATGTTTATCGGGAAATTAGATGAATAAGTGGGAGAAATGAGCAAAATAACTAGAAGAGTATTTCTAGGGGCGTCGGCAGCGATAGGGGCAGTGGCTTTGGCCGAGCTAACGGGGGCTAAGCACAGTTTTGCCCAGAGGAAAAAAGGGGGGGTAGTAAATTTATACTCTTCTCGTCACTACAACACAGATAGAAGACTGTATACAGACTTTGAGAGACAAACGGGCATCCGGGTGAATTTGATAGAAGGCAAAGGCGACGAGTTAATAGAAAGAATCAAGAGTGAGGGGAAAAATAGCCCTGCCGACGTCCTCATGACGGTGAATGCGGCAACTCTCTGGCAGGCGCAACAGGATGGCCTGCTTATCCCCGTCAACTCCAGAATCCTAAGAGAGAGAATACCCGCTTATTTGAGGGATCCGGGCAACCACTGGTTCGGCTTCAGTAAACGGGCAAGGGTAATCATGTACAACAAGTCTAAGGTCTCCCCCAGTGAGTTGTCTACCTATGAAGACTTAGCCAACCCCAAGTGGAAGGGGAGAATAGTAATGCGTAGTTCTACAAACATCTATAACCAATCCCTAGTGGCTAACATGATAGCCAGGATAGGGAGAGAAAGAACAGAAAGATGGGTAAGAGGGTTAGTGGCCAATTTTGCTAGACCCCCCGAAGGCAACGACAGTGCGCAAATAGAAGCAGTAGCAGCAGGTGAGGCTGATGTTACTATTGCAAATACCTACTATCTAGTACGTTATGCAAATGACCCGAACAAACGTGAAGTATATGAGAGGGTGGGGGTATTCTTCCCAGATCAACAAGGTGCAGGGGTACATATCAACATCAGTGGTGGCGGCGTTTTGAAGAATGCCCCCAACAAGGAAAATGCCATCAGATTCCTAGAGTATCTGGTGTCCCCTTCCGCCCAAGACTATTTTGCCAGGGGAAACAATGAATACCCGGTGGTAAAAGGGGTAAAACTGGAACCTGTCCTAGCCCAATGGGGTACATTTAAAGAAGACCCTACCGGTGTGTCTAAACACGGGCCCTACCTGGCTGAGGCCATCAGGATTATGGATCGTGCCGGCTGGAAGTAGTGGCCAGGAATGAGACCCTACCCAGTGTTTAAATTGTGCTTTAATAGTAGTACAAAATTGGTGCCCCCCAAAAAGGGTGATTGGTTTGCCATGGTGCCCCTATAATGCTGGATAAAAACACTAGCATAGAGGGGCCAATATTCTGGAATGAATATCAAAACAGAGACTGTCCAAATCCCCAGTGAGGGTGTTGTTATCTCCGCCTATTTGGCGCAACCCTCCCCTACCGAAACCCTCCCCGCAGTGATTGTAGTACAAGAAATTTTTGGGGTAAACGACCACATTAAAGATATTACCCGTCGTTTTGCCCGGGAGGGGTTTGTGGCAATTGCACCTGCCATCTTTCAACGGATTGCCCCAGATTTCGCCACTGGTTATACCCCCCAGGATATTGAAATCGGAAGAAAATACAAAAACCAAACAAAAGCCAAGGAATTACTGGCAGACATTCAGGCTACCGTCAACTATCTGTATCAACTACCCCATGTCAAAAAAACAGGGGTTGGTGCTATTGGCTTCTGTTTTGGTGGCCATGTGGTCTATCTTACTGCTACCCTTCCTGATATAAAGGCTACAGCCTCCTTCTACGGCGCAGGTATAGTCAATTGGTGTCCAGGTGAAGATACTCCCACTATCGCCCGCACTAAAGACATAAAGGGCACTATTTATTGTTTCTTCGGCGAGAAGGATGCTTCCATCCCCTTAGAGGAGGTGGCACAGATAGAGGCTGAGTTGAAGAAATATAATATCCCTCATAAAATTTTCCGCTATCCAGAGGCTGATCACGGCTTCATGTGTGACCAACGCGACAGTTATCATCCTGCTTCTGCCCAAGACGCTTGGCAAAAAGTCTTAGAATTGTTCAGAAGCACCCTATAACAGTTCATTTCCCCCTTTTTGTGGGGGGTTTATATTCTTCTCTTTTTTCTAGGGGGATTTATGTTTAATATTGCCGTCAAGCCGGAAGACAATTATCTTACCTATATCCTCAAAGACTTAGCTACTGATTCCCGTTTAGAAATGGTACCCTCCAGGGGTGGAATAGTTACCAATTGGACAATCCAAGGACAACAAATTCTATATTTGGACAAAGAAAGATTTAAAAACCCCACCCTAACCGTCAGGGGTGGTATCCCCATTTTATTTCCTATTTGCGGCAATTTACCTAACAATATCTTTTCCTACAACGGCAGAGAATATATCATCAAACAACATGGTTTCGCTAGAGATTTGCCGTGGGAATTTGTAAATCAGTCTCAAGACAATTCCGCCAGAATCACCCTGCGTCTTACCAGTAACCCCGACACCCTAGCCATTTACCCCTTTGCCTTTGAGCTTAATTTTACTTACGAGTTGATAGGCAGGAAACTGATTATCCATCAGGAGTATACCAATAAATCTTCAGAGGAGATGCCCTTTTCTGCCGGCTTTCATCCCTATTTCTATACCCCAGACAAAAGCCAAATTACTCTGGAAATACCAGCCAGACACTATTATGACAAAACAGGAGAAACTCGCTTCCCCTTTGACGGCCACTTAGACTTTCAACTGCCAGAAATAGACGTATTTTTCACCGACTTGACGGAGAATAGGGTGTCTTTTCGAGACTTAAAAAGAAAGCTACGAGTAACTATTTTCCTCGAGGAATTTTTCTCAACTATAGTATTCTGGACCCTTAAAGACAAAGAATTCATATGTATTGAACCATGGAGTTCCCCTCGT
Protein-coding sequences here:
- a CDS encoding long-chain acyl-[acyl-carrier-protein] reductase; the encoded protein is MFGLIGHLTNLEHAIRVAEKLGYSQYASEGFEFWCSAPPVLLEQFEVKSVTGEVIQGCYIESCFLPEMLDNRRIKTAIRKILNAMALAQKHNIHITALGGFSSIIFEEFNLKENKRVRNVELDFQKFTTGNTHTAYIICRQIELASAKLGIDLDKATVAICGATGDIGSAVCRWLNQKTQVGDLLLIARNRERLENLQSDLGRGKIISLEEALPLADIVVWVASMPKGLQLSAEIFKKPCLLIDGGYPKNLASKIEHPDIKVLNGGIVEHSLDINWTIMEIVEMEIPSRQMFACFAEAMLLDFEKWHTNFSWGRNQITVEKMEKIGEASIKHGFQPLLTFAT
- a CDS encoding carbohydrate ABC transporter permease, with the translated sequence MDRFASFSLRLFAFLVSLLGLFIVLLPFVFVVYTSLFGTEINPHFTWRYYYQAWKIGNFPLAFSNSALVAFACVFTQVLTSSLAGYALARISFKGKNFLLILIISTLIIPFQVLVIPIFLLLKIGNMLNTYWALILPSAASGFGIFFMRQYFLSLPIELEEAAILDGANAWQIIWEILLPLAKPAVITLSLFTFIGEWNDLFKPLVFTNNPKLMTVQLALASFQEQFTSNWSLLMAAVVIATLPVIILFIVGQKEFIQGISNTGIKN
- a CDS encoding STAS domain-containing protein gives rise to the protein MLPQVKVLRPEGMLDASKSTQFRQQIKDIINEGARYILIDLKKVNFIDSSGLGALVLALKMVKEKGGKLFLMSLNEQVKMLFELTNTGHLFEVINDEAELAEKIKA
- a CDS encoding carotenoid oxygenase family protein; translation: MLGVDKKGEEFYSLEDWRKGYQSQTKEEEYWIEEVEGEIPRELCGTLYRNGPGLLEVFGTPLKHPFDGDGMVCAFSFKDGRCFFRNRFVKTEGFLEEQKAGRMLYRGVFGSQKPGGWLANIFDIRLKNIANTNVIYWGGKLLALWEADHPYSLHPETLDTIGPTDLDGILAPGEVFSAHPRIDSHSPFNGGKPSLVNFGVKTGLSSTITVYELDEKGGLIQKYSHIIPGFSFIHDFVITPDYCIFFQNPTSYNPLPFLLGLKGAGECVKFLKGKPTNIILIPRRPPHKDVIKIETEAGFIFHHANAFQMSEKEIIVDSICYEQLAQIDPNSSFRDVDFDKLAPGQLWRFRLDLVARKATRELINARCVEFPSLHPGRVGHKYRYLFIGASHHPTRNAPLQALLKLDLETGSQQLYSFAPKGFAGEPIFVPRAHNITDGEDDGWVLQLVYNSLHHRSQLVIFDGKNISSPVAILHLKRHIPYGLHGHWKQD
- a CDS encoding Fe(3+) ABC transporter substrate-binding protein, giving the protein MSKITRRVFLGASAAIGAVALAELTGAKHSFAQRKKGGVVNLYSSRHYNTDRRLYTDFERQTGIRVNLIEGKGDELIERIKSEGKNSPADVLMTVNAATLWQAQQDGLLIPVNSRILRERIPAYLRDPGNHWFGFSKRARVIMYNKSKVSPSELSTYEDLANPKWKGRIVMRSSTNIYNQSLVANMIARIGRERTERWVRGLVANFARPPEGNDSAQIEAVAAGEADVTIANTYYLVRYANDPNKREVYERVGVFFPDQQGAGVHINISGGGVLKNAPNKENAIRFLEYLVSPSAQDYFARGNNEYPVVKGVKLEPVLAQWGTFKEDPTGVSKHGPYLAEAIRIMDRAGWK
- a CDS encoding dienelactone hydrolase family protein, coding for MNIKTETVQIPSEGVVISAYLAQPSPTETLPAVIVVQEIFGVNDHIKDITRRFAREGFVAIAPAIFQRIAPDFATGYTPQDIEIGRKYKNQTKAKELLADIQATVNYLYQLPHVKKTGVGAIGFCFGGHVVYLTATLPDIKATASFYGAGIVNWCPGEDTPTIARTKDIKGTIYCFFGEKDASIPLEEVAQIEAELKKYNIPHKIFRYPEADHGFMCDQRDSYHPASAQDAWQKVLELFRSTL
- a CDS encoding aldose epimerase encodes the protein MFNIAVKPEDNYLTYILKDLATDSRLEMVPSRGGIVTNWTIQGQQILYLDKERFKNPTLTVRGGIPILFPICGNLPNNIFSYNGREYIIKQHGFARDLPWEFVNQSQDNSARITLRLTSNPDTLAIYPFAFELNFTYELIGRKLIIHQEYTNKSSEEMPFSAGFHPYFYTPDKSQITLEIPARHYYDKTGETRFPFDGHLDFQLPEIDVFFTDLTENRVSFRDLKRKLRVTIFLEEFFSTIVFWTLKDKEFICIEPWSSPRNSINTKEKLKHLKPGESCRTKLEIEVGGLQS